In Nothobranchius furzeri strain GRZ-AD chromosome 18, NfurGRZ-RIMD1, whole genome shotgun sequence, a single genomic region encodes these proteins:
- the vps29 gene encoding vacuolar protein sorting-associated protein 29 produces the protein MLVLVLGDLHIPHRCNTLPAKFKKLLVPGKIQHILCTGNLCTKESYDYLKTLAGDVHIVRGDFDENLNYPEQKVVTVGQFKIGLIHGHQVVPWGDMASLALLQRQLDVDILISGHTHKFEAFENENKFYINPGSATGAYSPLERNIIPSFVLMDIQASTVVTYVYQLIGDDVKVERIEYKKS, from the exons ATG TTGGTCCTGGTGCTAGGCGACCTGCACATTCCCCATCGGTGCAACACGCTGCCAGCCAAGTTTAAGAAGCTGTTGGTCCCAGGGAAGATCCAGCACATTCTTTGCACGGGCAACCTTTGCACCAAGGAGAGCTACGACTACCTGAAGACCCTCGCTGGAGACGTCCACATCGTTCGAGGAGACTTTGACGAG AACCTGAACTACCCAGAGCAGAAGGTGGTCACAGTGGGCCAGTTTAAGATCGGTCTCATTCACGGTCACCAGGTGGTCCCCTGGGGCGACATGGCCAGTCTGGCACTGCTTCAGAGACAGCTGGATGTCGACATTCTCATCTCTGGGCACACACACAAGTTTGAAGCATTTGAGAATGAAAACAAGTTCTACATCAACCCAGGTTCTGCAACTGGAGCCTACAGTCCACTGGAAAG AAACATTATCCCCTCttttgttttaatggacattcagGCGTCCACAGTGGTGACATACGTCTATCAGCTGATCGGAGACGATGTCAAGGTGGAGAGAATCGAGTACAAGAAGTCCTGA